A single window of Kitasatospora sp. HUAS MG31 DNA harbors:
- a CDS encoding ABC transporter ATP-binding protein: MTTAISVTGLVKTFGRKRALDGLDLTVAQGEVHGFLGPNGAGKSTTIRTLLGLLRADGGTVRLLGGDPWRDAVALHRRLAYVPGDVTLWRNLSGGEAIDLLGRLRGGLDPARRADLVRRFDLDPTTKGRAYSKGNRQKVALVAAFAADVDLLVLDEPTSGLDPLMEEVFRGCVAEARDRGTTVLLSSHILSEVEALCDRVSIVRSGRTVESGSLAELRHLTRTLVDAELAGPPVPPAFAEAVEITGNRIRCQVAPDHLDALLRAFTAVGVRSLTSRPPTLEELFLRHYASTTTEPAAVAR; encoded by the coding sequence ATGACGACCGCCATCTCCGTGACCGGCCTGGTCAAGACCTTCGGCCGGAAGCGCGCCCTCGACGGACTGGACCTCACCGTCGCCCAAGGCGAGGTCCACGGCTTCCTCGGCCCCAACGGCGCCGGGAAGTCCACCACCATCCGCACCCTGCTCGGGCTGCTCCGCGCCGACGGCGGCACCGTCCGCCTGCTCGGCGGCGACCCCTGGCGCGACGCCGTCGCCCTGCACCGCCGCCTCGCCTACGTCCCCGGCGACGTCACCCTCTGGCGCAACCTCTCCGGCGGCGAGGCCATCGACCTGCTCGGACGGCTCCGCGGCGGCCTCGACCCGGCCCGCCGCGCCGACCTGGTCCGCCGCTTCGACCTGGACCCCACCACCAAGGGCCGCGCCTACTCCAAGGGCAACCGCCAGAAGGTCGCCCTGGTCGCCGCCTTCGCCGCCGACGTCGACCTGCTCGTCCTGGACGAACCCACCAGCGGCCTGGACCCGCTGATGGAGGAGGTGTTCCGCGGCTGCGTCGCCGAGGCCCGCGACCGCGGCACCACCGTCCTGCTGTCCAGCCACATCCTGTCCGAGGTCGAGGCCCTCTGCGACCGGGTCAGCATCGTCCGCTCCGGCCGCACCGTGGAGAGCGGCAGCCTCGCCGAACTCCGGCACCTCACCCGCACCCTGGTCGACGCCGAACTCGCCGGACCCCCGGTCCCACCCGCCTTCGCCGAGGCGGTGGAGATCACCGGCAACCGCATCCGCTGCCAGGTCGCCCCCGACCACCTCGACGCCCTGCTCCGCGCGTTCACCGCCGTCGGCGTCCGCAGCCTCACCAGCCGCCCGCCCACCCTGGAGGAGCTCTTCCTCCGCCACTACGCCAGCACCACCACCGAGCCGGCGGCGGTGGCCCGATGA
- a CDS encoding metallophosphoesterase family protein, translating into MGMRIAVVSDVHGVLPALEAVLGEPEVRAADRVVVTGDVTAGPQPAEVLDLLVGLGERLVWVSGNADRELVEYRRGLRTEIPDPIGPYAAERLRPEQVDLLAGLPATATLAVEGLGEVLFCHATPRDDEEMVLVDSRLERWEEVLAGLDETVGTVVCGHTHMPYVRLAHGRLVVNPGSVGMPYGRPGAHWALLGPGVELRRTVFDTAAAADRLVRECDWPGIAEWADHYLNARAGDAEALAAFGPRDGRGV; encoded by the coding sequence ATGGGGATGCGGATCGCGGTGGTGTCGGATGTGCACGGGGTGCTGCCGGCGTTGGAGGCGGTGCTGGGGGAGCCGGAGGTGCGGGCGGCGGACCGGGTGGTGGTGACGGGGGACGTCACGGCGGGGCCGCAGCCGGCGGAGGTGCTGGACCTGCTGGTGGGGCTGGGCGAGCGGCTGGTGTGGGTGAGCGGGAACGCGGACCGCGAGCTGGTGGAGTACCGCCGGGGTCTGCGGACGGAGATCCCGGACCCGATCGGGCCGTACGCGGCGGAGCGGCTCCGTCCCGAGCAGGTGGACCTCCTGGCGGGGCTGCCGGCCACGGCGACCCTCGCGGTCGAGGGTCTGGGCGAGGTGCTGTTCTGTCACGCCACCCCGCGCGACGACGAGGAGATGGTGCTGGTCGACTCGCGGCTGGAGCGCTGGGAGGAGGTCCTGGCCGGGCTGGACGAGACGGTGGGGACGGTGGTCTGCGGGCACACCCACATGCCGTACGTGCGGCTGGCGCACGGGCGGCTGGTGGTCAACCCGGGAAGTGTGGGCATGCCGTACGGGCGGCCGGGTGCGCACTGGGCGCTGCTCGGGCCGGGGGTGGAGCTGCGCCGGACGGTGTTCGACACGGCGGCCGCGGCGGACCGGCTGGTCCGGGAGTGCGACTGGCCGGGGATCGCGGAGTGGGCCGACCACTACCTGAACGCCCGCGCGGGCGACGCCGAGGCGCTGGCCGCGTTCGGTCCGCGCGACGGCCGCGGCGTCTGA
- the cobO gene encoding cob(I)yrinic acid a,c-diamide adenosyltransferase yields MPKGVAENVPDDGLTTRQRRTQPITAVHTGPGKGKSTAAFGMALRAWNQGWSVGVFQFVKSAKWKVGEENALRVLGASGEGGAVDWHKMGSGWSWLQRSAEMEMSSEEAAKEGWEQVKRDLAAETYRFYVLDEFTYPMHWGWVDVEEVLAVLKDRPGSQHVVITGRYAPEQLTDFADLVTEMTKVKHPMDAGRKGQRGIEW; encoded by the coding sequence ATGCCCAAGGGTGTTGCCGAGAACGTCCCGGACGACGGCCTGACGACACGTCAGCGCCGGACCCAGCCGATCACCGCCGTGCACACCGGCCCCGGCAAGGGCAAGTCCACCGCCGCCTTCGGCATGGCGCTGCGGGCCTGGAACCAGGGCTGGTCGGTCGGGGTGTTCCAGTTCGTCAAGTCCGCCAAGTGGAAGGTCGGCGAGGAGAACGCGCTGCGCGTGCTCGGCGCCTCCGGCGAGGGCGGCGCGGTGGACTGGCACAAGATGGGCTCCGGCTGGTCCTGGCTGCAGCGGTCCGCCGAGATGGAGATGTCCAGCGAGGAGGCCGCCAAGGAGGGCTGGGAGCAGGTCAAGCGCGACCTCGCGGCCGAGACCTACCGGTTCTACGTGCTGGACGAGTTCACCTACCCGATGCACTGGGGCTGGGTGGACGTGGAGGAGGTCCTCGCGGTGCTGAAGGACCGTCCGGGCAGCCAGCACGTGGTGATCACCGGCCGGTACGCGCCGGAGCAGCTGACCGACTTCGCCGACCTGGTCACCGAGATGACCAAGGTCAAGCACCCCATGGACGCCGGCCGCAAGGGCCAGCGCGGTATCGAGTGGTAG
- a CDS encoding OsmC family protein has translation MANLHTYRTEITWTGNLGTGTSHYRAYSRAHDVDAEGLPTILGSADPTFRGDRTRWNPEQLLLAALAQCHMLSYLHFCAVNGVEVTSYVDEAVGTMEQEGNGGHFTEAVLRPRITVTDAAMLAKALELHHPASEACFIASSVNFPVRHEPTVTVESA, from the coding sequence ATGGCGAACCTGCACACGTACCGCACCGAGATCACGTGGACCGGCAACCTCGGCACCGGGACCAGCCACTACCGGGCGTACTCCCGGGCGCACGACGTGGACGCGGAGGGCCTGCCCACCATCCTGGGCAGCGCCGACCCGACGTTCCGCGGCGACCGCACCCGGTGGAACCCGGAGCAGTTGCTGCTCGCCGCGCTGGCGCAGTGCCACATGCTGTCGTACCTGCACTTCTGCGCGGTGAACGGGGTGGAGGTCACCTCGTACGTGGACGAGGCGGTCGGGACGATGGAGCAGGAGGGCAACGGCGGGCACTTCACCGAGGCGGTGCTGCGGCCGCGGATCACGGTGACCGACGCCGCGATGCTGGCGAAGGCGCTGGAGCTGCACCACCCGGCGTCCGAGGCGTGTTTCATCGCCAGTTCGGTCAACTTCCCGGTGCGGCACGAGCCGACGGTCACGGTCGAGTCCGCGTAG
- a CDS encoding ABC transporter permease has translation MNGFTGTGLLLRLALRRDRVLLPVWTYAIAGSVGSTAFSFRALYPTEESRQAFGAGIAGNASLRALYGPVLDAGSTGGLTAWRMGVLGAVLAGLMSHLLVVRHTRAEEEDGRLELIGAGAVGRRAPLTAALLTAATADLAVAALVTALLVAAGQGVAGAAALGLAVGACGLVFAGTAAVTAQLAETGRAANGLAGAALGTAYALRAIGDAGPSRMTWLSPVGWSEQVRPFAGERWTVLLLPLATAALLAGAGYALAARRDLGAGLLPRRPGPPGAAPSLATAAALARRLHGGTLLAWSAGFAAAGATFGGVSRGVVDLVRDNAAIADLLARTGGTRGVLDAYLGSIGALFGMVAAVYAVQAVLRLRAEETSGRAEPVLAGAVSRLRWAAGHLLFPLLGSALLLALAGLTTGLAAGAATGDPRGTAGRLLGAALVQLPAVWLTAAAALAVVGLLPRFSTAGWGLLGLFLLIGWLGPALRLARPVLDLSPFTHVPHLPGGPFTSGPLLGLTTVAAALAAAGLAGLHRRDLG, from the coding sequence ATGAACGGCTTCACCGGCACCGGCCTGCTGCTCCGCCTCGCCCTCCGCCGCGACCGCGTCCTGCTCCCGGTCTGGACCTACGCCATCGCCGGATCCGTCGGCTCCACCGCCTTCTCCTTCCGCGCGCTCTACCCCACCGAGGAGTCCCGACAGGCCTTCGGCGCCGGCATCGCCGGCAACGCCTCGCTGCGCGCCCTGTACGGCCCGGTCCTCGACGCCGGCAGCACCGGCGGCCTCACCGCCTGGCGGATGGGCGTCCTCGGCGCCGTCCTCGCCGGGCTGATGAGCCACCTCCTGGTGGTCCGGCACACCCGCGCCGAGGAGGAGGACGGCCGCCTCGAACTCATCGGCGCCGGCGCGGTCGGCCGCCGCGCCCCGCTCACCGCCGCCCTGCTCACCGCCGCCACCGCCGACCTGGCCGTCGCCGCCCTGGTGACCGCCCTGCTGGTCGCCGCCGGACAGGGCGTCGCGGGCGCCGCCGCCCTCGGCCTCGCCGTCGGCGCCTGCGGACTGGTGTTCGCGGGCACCGCCGCCGTGACGGCCCAGCTCGCCGAGACCGGACGGGCCGCCAACGGCCTGGCCGGCGCCGCCCTCGGAACCGCCTACGCCCTGCGCGCGATCGGCGACGCGGGCCCGTCCCGGATGACCTGGCTCTCCCCGGTCGGCTGGTCCGAGCAGGTCCGGCCGTTCGCCGGCGAACGCTGGACGGTCCTCCTCCTGCCGCTCGCCACCGCCGCCCTCCTCGCCGGGGCCGGGTACGCCCTGGCGGCCCGCCGCGACCTCGGCGCCGGACTGCTGCCCCGCCGCCCGGGACCGCCCGGTGCCGCCCCCTCGCTGGCCACCGCCGCCGCCCTCGCCCGACGCCTGCACGGCGGCACCCTGCTGGCCTGGTCGGCCGGGTTCGCGGCGGCCGGCGCCACCTTCGGCGGGGTCTCCCGCGGCGTGGTCGACCTGGTCCGCGACAACGCCGCGATCGCCGACCTGCTGGCCCGGACCGGAGGCACCCGCGGCGTGCTCGACGCCTACCTCGGCAGCATCGGCGCCCTGTTCGGCATGGTCGCCGCCGTCTACGCCGTCCAGGCGGTGCTCCGGCTGCGCGCCGAGGAGACCTCCGGACGGGCCGAACCCGTCCTCGCCGGCGCAGTCTCCCGGCTCCGCTGGGCCGCCGGCCACCTGCTCTTCCCGCTGCTCGGCAGCGCCCTGCTGCTGGCCCTGGCCGGCCTCACCACCGGACTCGCCGCCGGCGCCGCCACCGGCGACCCCCGCGGCACCGCCGGCCGGCTGCTCGGCGCGGCCCTGGTGCAGCTCCCCGCCGTCTGGCTGACCGCGGCCGCCGCCCTCGCGGTCGTCGGACTGCTGCCCCGTTTCAGCACCGCCGGCTGGGGACTGCTCGGCCTCTTCCTGCTCATCGGCTGGCTCGGCCCGGCCCTCCGGCTGGCCCGGCCGGTTCTCGACCTCTCGCCGTTCACCCACGTCCCGCACCTGCCGGGCGGCCCGTTCACCTCAGGCCCGCTGCTCGGGCTCACCACCGTGGCCGCCGCCCTCGCCGCGGCCGGGCTGGCCGGGCTGCACCGCCGCGACCTCGGCTGA
- a CDS encoding TetR/AcrR family transcriptional regulator, which translates to MSTPRAALIADTAIALIAERGLRGLTHRAVDEAAGLPPGSTSNLARTRAALLEAALRRIADLEGAGYVPPAAGPAGPAREQLTEALAAGVYGALTTGRTLTLARFELALEATRRPELRTVYDRLGGGFVAVAADLLARAGSADPAGDARRLIRWCEGVIFHAAAGAGHAQPPSEADLRTDAARYLDALLGCAGAD; encoded by the coding sequence ATGAGTACGCCGCGTGCCGCCCTGATCGCCGACACCGCCATCGCCCTGATCGCCGAGCGCGGCCTGCGCGGGCTCACCCACCGCGCCGTCGACGAGGCCGCCGGCCTGCCTCCCGGCTCCACCTCCAACCTGGCCCGCACCCGTGCCGCCCTGCTGGAGGCGGCCCTCCGGCGGATCGCCGACCTGGAGGGCGCCGGGTACGTCCCGCCGGCCGCCGGCCCCGCCGGCCCGGCCCGGGAGCAGCTGACCGAGGCGCTGGCGGCGGGGGTGTACGGCGCGCTGACCACCGGCCGTACGCTGACGCTGGCCCGGTTCGAGCTGGCCCTGGAGGCCACCCGGCGGCCCGAACTCCGTACCGTCTACGACCGGTTGGGCGGCGGGTTCGTCGCGGTGGCGGCCGATCTGCTGGCACGGGCCGGCTCGGCGGACCCGGCGGGCGACGCCCGCCGGCTGATCCGCTGGTGCGAGGGAGTGATCTTCCACGCCGCGGCCGGCGCGGGCCACGCCCAGCCCCCGTCCGAGGCCGACCTGCGCACCGACGCCGCCCGCTACCTGGACGCGCTGCTGGGGTGCGCCGGCGCCGACTGA
- a CDS encoding cobyrinate a,c-diamide synthase, whose amino-acid sequence MNIPRLVIAAPSSGAGKTTVATGLMAALTARGLAVSPHKVGPDYIDPGYHALASGRPGRNLDAYMCGPERVAPLFLHGAAGADVAVVEGVMGLFDGAAGQGELASTAQVAKLLKAPVVLVVDASSQSRSVAALVHGFASWDPEVRLAGVILNRVASDRHEQLLREALEEGSGVPVLGSVRRNASVATPSRHLGLIPAVERSADALRAVADMGELIGASVDLDALLALARSAPPLDAAPWDPAQEVRPVAGRPRIAIAGGAAFSFSYAENAELLAAAGAEVLTFDPLRDPALPEGTAAVVIGGGFPELYVGELSANEPLRAEIARLAAAGAPVVAECAGLLYLGQELDGKPMCGVLPGSARMTERLTLGYREAVALADSPMAVAGTRVRGHEFHRTVCEPAAGDTPAWGWRTPTGPHTEGYITGSVHASYLHLHWAGAPRLPQRLTESAAG is encoded by the coding sequence TTGAACATCCCCCGTCTCGTCATCGCCGCGCCCTCCTCGGGCGCCGGCAAGACCACCGTCGCCACCGGCCTGATGGCGGCCCTCACCGCGCGCGGCCTCGCCGTCTCGCCGCACAAGGTCGGCCCGGACTACATCGACCCGGGCTACCACGCGCTGGCCTCCGGCCGGCCGGGCCGCAACCTGGACGCGTACATGTGCGGGCCGGAGCGGGTCGCGCCGCTGTTCCTGCACGGCGCCGCCGGGGCCGACGTGGCGGTGGTCGAGGGCGTGATGGGGCTGTTCGACGGCGCCGCCGGGCAGGGCGAACTCGCCTCCACCGCGCAGGTCGCCAAGCTGCTGAAGGCGCCCGTGGTGCTGGTCGTGGACGCCTCCTCCCAGTCCCGCTCGGTGGCCGCCCTGGTGCACGGGTTCGCCTCCTGGGACCCGGAGGTCCGGCTCGCCGGGGTGATCCTCAACCGGGTGGCCTCCGACCGGCACGAGCAGCTGCTGCGCGAGGCGCTGGAGGAGGGCTCGGGCGTCCCGGTGCTCGGCTCGGTCCGGCGGAACGCCTCGGTGGCCACCCCGTCCCGGCACCTCGGGCTGATCCCGGCCGTGGAACGCTCCGCCGACGCCCTGCGGGCGGTCGCCGACATGGGCGAGCTGATCGGCGCCTCGGTCGACCTGGACGCGCTGCTCGCCCTGGCCCGGTCCGCCCCGCCGCTGGACGCCGCGCCCTGGGACCCGGCGCAGGAGGTCCGCCCCGTCGCCGGGCGGCCCAGGATCGCGATCGCCGGCGGCGCCGCGTTCTCCTTCTCCTACGCCGAGAACGCCGAACTGCTGGCCGCCGCGGGGGCGGAGGTCCTCACCTTCGACCCGCTGCGGGACCCGGCGCTGCCGGAGGGCACCGCCGCCGTGGTGATCGGCGGCGGCTTCCCCGAGCTGTACGTCGGCGAGCTCAGCGCCAACGAGCCGCTGCGGGCGGAGATCGCCCGGCTGGCGGCGGCGGGGGCGCCGGTGGTCGCCGAGTGCGCCGGACTGCTGTACCTGGGGCAGGAGTTGGACGGGAAGCCGATGTGCGGGGTGCTGCCCGGCTCCGCCCGGATGACCGAACGGCTCACCCTGGGGTACCGGGAGGCCGTGGCGCTGGCGGACAGCCCGATGGCGGTGGCGGGGACGCGGGTGCGGGGACACGAGTTCCACCGGACCGTCTGCGAGCCCGCCGCCGGCGACACCCCCGCCTGGGGCTGGCGCACCCCCACCGGCCCCCACACCGAGGGCTACATCACCGGCTCCGTCCACGCCTCCTACCTCCACCTCCACTGGGCCGGCGCGCCCCGGCTCCCCCAACGCCTCACCGAATCCGCCGCCGGCTGA
- a CDS encoding GbsR/MarR family transcriptional regulator, which translates to MERDEAAVDAFIERFAGVLVDAGFPRMPARIFTALLATDSGRLTAAELADSLQVSPAAVSGAVRFLTQVNLVSREREAGSRRDRYRVHENAWYEASMRRDQELVRWEGSLREGLAALGDGTPAGERLAESLAFFAFLREEMPQMMDRWRLRRAELRAAD; encoded by the coding sequence GTGGAACGGGACGAGGCGGCGGTCGACGCCTTCATCGAGCGGTTCGCCGGCGTGCTGGTGGACGCCGGTTTCCCCCGGATGCCCGCCCGGATCTTCACCGCGCTGCTGGCCACCGACTCCGGCCGGCTCACCGCCGCCGAGCTGGCCGACTCGCTGCAGGTGAGCCCGGCCGCCGTCTCCGGCGCGGTGCGCTTCCTGACCCAGGTGAACCTGGTCAGCCGCGAGCGGGAGGCCGGCTCCCGGCGCGACCGCTACCGGGTGCACGAGAACGCCTGGTACGAGGCCTCCATGCGGCGCGACCAGGAGCTGGTCCGCTGGGAGGGCAGCCTCAGGGAGGGCCTCGCCGCGCTCGGCGACGGGACTCCGGCGGGCGAGCGGCTGGCGGAGTCGCTGGCCTTCTTCGCCTTCCTGCGGGAGGAGATGCCGCAGATGATGGACCGCTGGCGACTGCGCCGCGCGGAGCTCCGCGCGGCGGACTGA